From a region of the Procambarus clarkii isolate CNS0578487 chromosome 2, FALCON_Pclarkii_2.0, whole genome shotgun sequence genome:
- the LOC138366335 gene encoding ras-related protein Rab-34-like, translated as MVINFRPREMLTMFRPREMVTNFRPREMLTNFRPREMVTNFRPREMVTNFRPREMVTNFRPREMVTNFKPREMVTNFRPREMVTNFRPREIVTNFRPREMVTNFRPEKW; from the coding sequence ATGGTGATCAACTTTCGACCCAGAGAAATGTTGACCATGTTTCGACCCAGAGAAATGGTGACCAACTTCAGACCCAGAGAAATGTTGACCAACTTTCGACCTAGAGAAATGGTGACCAACTTTCGACCCAGAGAAATGGTGACCAACTTTCGACCCAGAGAAATGGTGACCAACTTTCGACCCAGAGAAATGGTGACCAacttcaaacccagagaaatggtGACCAACTTCAGACCCAGAGAAATGGTGACCAACTTTCGACCCAGAGAAATAGTGACCAACTTTCGACCCAGAGAAATGGTGACCAACTTCAGACCTGAGAAATGGTGA